One stretch of Amycolatopsis tolypomycina DNA includes these proteins:
- a CDS encoding beta-N-acetylhexosaminidase codes for MAFDTLLPRPVSVTPAPGTYPWPSTVDVRPASLPPEGYRLSISPSGVVLEVADPAGEVYGRETLRQLAGPAAFRVAGFAPSSLPCGVVEDHPRFGWRGCLLDVARHFRTKAEVLRFVDLLAAHKLNVLNLHLTDDQGWRFEVPAFPRLTSVGGWRPSSMVGSGGEQDGRPHGGFYTGDDLREIVAYAASRAVTVVPEIDIPGHARAALAAYPALGTSASASEVWTSWGISTSLLSPVASTLDFFRQVFNHLLEIFPSPVIALGGDETPGATDEHRAFVRQLAEHLVARGRTPMGWDEVLDIDGLPPMVIGAWRNEDAGVRAASHGHDVVMCPEQHVYLDHRQSADPAEPIPVGWVHTLEDVYAYAPALSGERLRGVQAQVWSEHLDSVRRVDYMAFPRLSAFAEVAWSPGPRDYAEFLPRLRDHHLPRLDALGVEYRPLAGPHPWQTRPGVPGRPR; via the coding sequence ATGGCTTTCGACACGCTGCTCCCCCGCCCGGTTTCGGTGACACCCGCGCCGGGCACATACCCCTGGCCGTCCACAGTGGACGTACGGCCTGCCTCCCTGCCACCGGAGGGGTACCGGCTTTCGATCTCCCCTTCTGGTGTCGTTCTGGAGGTGGCCGATCCTGCCGGGGAGGTCTACGGGCGGGAGACGTTGCGGCAGCTCGCGGGGCCGGCCGCGTTCCGGGTCGCCGGGTTCGCGCCGTCGTCGCTGCCGTGCGGGGTCGTCGAGGACCACCCGCGGTTCGGCTGGCGCGGCTGCCTGCTCGACGTCGCCCGGCACTTCCGGACGAAGGCGGAGGTGCTCCGGTTCGTCGACCTGCTGGCCGCGCACAAGCTGAACGTGCTCAACCTGCACCTCACCGACGACCAGGGCTGGCGCTTCGAGGTGCCTGCGTTTCCGCGGTTGACGTCGGTGGGTGGCTGGCGGCCGTCGTCGATGGTGGGCAGCGGGGGCGAGCAGGACGGCCGTCCGCACGGCGGGTTCTACACCGGCGACGACCTGCGGGAGATCGTCGCCTACGCCGCCTCGCGGGCCGTCACGGTGGTGCCGGAGATCGACATCCCCGGTCACGCGCGAGCAGCTCTTGCCGCCTATCCCGCTTTGGGGACGTCGGCGTCCGCCTCCGAAGTCTGGACCTCCTGGGGGATCAGCACTTCACTGCTTTCGCCCGTCGCGTCCACTTTGGACTTCTTCCGGCAGGTGTTCAACCACCTGCTGGAGATCTTCCCGTCCCCGGTGATCGCCCTCGGCGGCGACGAGACACCGGGCGCGACCGACGAGCACCGCGCGTTCGTCCGGCAGCTGGCCGAGCACCTGGTGGCCCGCGGCCGGACGCCGATGGGCTGGGACGAGGTCCTCGACATCGACGGCCTGCCGCCGATGGTGATCGGCGCGTGGCGCAACGAGGACGCGGGCGTCCGGGCGGCTTCGCACGGACACGACGTGGTGATGTGCCCGGAGCAGCACGTGTACCTCGATCACCGGCAGTCGGCGGATCCCGCGGAGCCGATCCCGGTCGGCTGGGTCCACACGCTGGAGGACGTGTACGCGTATGCGCCGGCGCTGAGCGGGGAGCGGCTGCGCGGGGTGCAGGCGCAGGTGTGGAGCGAGCACCTGGACAGCGTCCGGCGGGTGGACTACATGGCTTTTCCGCGGCTGTCGGCGTTCGCGGAGGTGGCGTGGAGTCCCGGGCCGCGGGACTACGCGGAGTTCCTGCCGCGGCTGCGCGACCACCACCTGCCGCGGTTGGACGCGCTGGGCGTGGAGTACCGGCCGCTGGCCGGGCCGCACCCCTGGCAGACGCGGCCAGGGGTGCCCGGACGGCCGCGCTAG
- a CDS encoding M64 family metallopeptidase has protein sequence MRKWAGFVAVLALSLGLATPAQAGEPAAGVTDVQVTGPVAQRFNLVVLGDGYTAAEQPKFFADVERHVNTLWSLEPFKSYRSYFNVYAVSIASPESGVDCDPSLDAPRRDTPLNMGFWGGCNPQSVQRLLTVDDDAAQRYADLVPGTSPANRQILAIGNSATYGGAGGAYATASGGNALSALISPHELGHSLGGLDDEYDYYARNVPGGAYEGGEPDSIHHTLLTEQQMRAQHAKWWRWLGEPSESGGTIGRSEGGLYSQTGVWRPSAHSMMKTLGYAFDQVGRERMTQRIAAKVPLVAGGTPAGTIGADRVVWVRPMHPVSHRLDIRWTLDGVALPGREAVDLRRVHVRPGRHVLTATVTDPTPFVRDPAVRPSATRTWTVDTTVVTPPASGPAVVASTPTSRPVGAHDVVYVETGEPTGSIPQVAWTLDGRFAGTGADFALDAPRGTHKLTATTGGRTLTWTVDGTGPQTTAELPPGSVFHGSFPMRLSSPDGMPEFRVDGDGWHKYFGWPTDPNAPYLFTARGTDIDGLAYGNLGSGGLTVSPFAERTPGYGKHRIEYRSIDAAGNVGPTKSFTVTLLP, from the coding sequence ATGCGGAAGTGGGCCGGGTTCGTCGCAGTGCTGGCTTTGTCACTCGGGCTCGCCACTCCGGCGCAGGCCGGGGAGCCCGCCGCGGGTGTCACCGATGTCCAGGTCACCGGGCCGGTCGCGCAGCGGTTCAACCTCGTCGTTCTCGGGGACGGCTACACCGCCGCCGAGCAGCCGAAGTTCTTCGCCGACGTCGAGCGGCACGTGAACACCCTGTGGTCGCTGGAGCCGTTCAAGTCCTACCGCAGCTACTTCAACGTCTACGCCGTCTCAATCGCCTCGCCCGAGTCCGGTGTGGACTGTGACCCCTCGCTCGACGCACCACGCCGGGACACCCCGCTGAACATGGGGTTCTGGGGCGGCTGCAACCCGCAGAGCGTGCAGCGGCTGCTGACCGTCGACGACGACGCCGCGCAGCGGTACGCCGACCTGGTGCCCGGCACGTCCCCGGCGAACCGGCAGATCCTGGCGATCGGCAACAGCGCCACCTACGGCGGCGCGGGCGGCGCCTACGCGACGGCGTCCGGCGGCAACGCCCTGTCCGCGCTGATCTCGCCGCACGAACTCGGCCACTCGCTCGGCGGCCTCGACGACGAGTACGACTACTACGCCCGCAACGTCCCGGGCGGCGCCTACGAAGGCGGCGAGCCGGACTCGATCCACCACACGCTGCTGACCGAGCAGCAGATGCGCGCGCAGCACGCGAAGTGGTGGCGCTGGCTCGGTGAGCCGAGCGAGTCCGGCGGCACGATCGGCCGGTCCGAAGGCGGCCTGTACAGCCAGACCGGCGTCTGGCGGCCGAGCGCCCACTCGATGATGAAGACGCTGGGCTACGCGTTCGACCAGGTCGGCCGCGAGCGGATGACGCAGCGCATCGCGGCGAAGGTCCCGCTCGTCGCCGGCGGGACGCCGGCCGGGACGATCGGCGCCGACCGCGTCGTCTGGGTGCGCCCGATGCACCCGGTGAGCCACCGCCTGGACATCCGCTGGACCCTCGACGGCGTCGCGCTGCCCGGCCGGGAGGCGGTCGACCTGCGCCGCGTCCACGTACGGCCCGGCCGTCATGTCCTGACAGCGACGGTCACCGACCCGACGCCGTTCGTCCGCGACCCGGCGGTCCGGCCGTCCGCGACCCGGACCTGGACGGTCGACACCACGGTGGTCACCCCGCCGGCGAGCGGCCCGGCGGTGGTGGCGTCGACGCCGACGTCACGCCCGGTCGGCGCCCACGACGTGGTGTACGTCGAAACGGGCGAGCCGACGGGCTCGATCCCGCAGGTCGCCTGGACGCTGGACGGTCGCTTCGCCGGGACGGGCGCCGACTTCGCCCTGGACGCACCCCGCGGCACGCACAAGCTCACCGCCACGACCGGCGGCCGGACCCTGACGTGGACGGTGGACGGAACAGGCCCGCAGACGACGGCGGAGCTCCCACCCGGCTCGGTGTTCCACGGCTCGTTCCCGATGCGGCTCTCCTCGCCCGACGGAATGCCGGAGTTCCGCGTCGACGGCGACGGCTGGCACAAGTACTTCGGCTGGCCGACGGACCCGAACGCCCCGTACTTGTTCACGGCACGCGGCACGGACATCGACGGGTTGGCGTACGGCAACCTCGGCTCGGGCGGGCTGACGGTTTCGCCGTTCGCCGAGCGGACGCCGGGGTATGGCAAGCACCGCATCGAGTACCGGTCCATCGACGCGGCGGGGAACGTGGGCCCGACGAAGTCGTTCACGGTTACGCTGCTGCCGTAA
- the erm gene encoding 23S ribosomal RNA methyltransferase Erm — MSRSVHGGRHELGQNFLHHTPTIDRIVRLVRATDGPILEIGAGDGAITGRLVALGRDVRAVDLDEHRVRRLRRRLQSVTVVHDDALRTPLDRPVVVGNLPFHLTTPILRRLLTDGRWTEAVLLTQWEVARKRAGVGGRTMLTAQTAPWFDFTLHARVPADGFRPKPSVDGGLLTISRRREPLVDPADRAGYEQFVRAVFTGRGRGIGEILPKSRRATLKAAGIPPSALPRDLTPRQWTAVWHG; from the coding sequence TTGTCCCGTTCCGTCCACGGCGGACGCCACGAACTCGGCCAGAACTTCCTGCACCACACCCCGACGATCGACCGGATCGTCCGGCTCGTCCGCGCCACCGACGGCCCGATCCTCGAGATCGGCGCCGGCGACGGCGCGATCACCGGGCGCCTGGTGGCGCTCGGGCGGGACGTCCGGGCCGTCGACCTCGACGAGCACCGCGTGCGCCGGCTCCGGCGCCGTCTGCAGTCGGTGACCGTCGTCCACGACGATGCCCTGCGGACGCCGCTGGACCGGCCGGTCGTCGTCGGCAACCTGCCGTTCCACCTGACCACGCCGATCCTGCGGCGGCTGCTCACCGACGGCCGCTGGACCGAGGCCGTCCTCCTCACCCAGTGGGAGGTGGCCCGCAAACGCGCCGGTGTCGGCGGCCGCACGATGCTGACCGCCCAGACCGCGCCCTGGTTCGACTTCACGTTGCACGCCCGCGTGCCCGCCGACGGCTTCCGGCCGAAACCCAGTGTCGACGGCGGACTCCTGACGATCTCGCGGCGGCGCGAGCCGCTTGTCGACCCGGCCGACCGCGCGGGCTACGAACAGTTCGTGCGCGCGGTGTTCACCGGCCGCGGCCGCGGAATCGGGGAGATCCTCCCGAAATCGCGGCGCGCCACCCTGAAGGCCGCCGGGATCCCGCCGTCAGCCCTGCCGCGGGACCTCACCCCGCGGCAGTGGACGGCGGTGTGGCACGGCTAG
- a CDS encoding response regulator: MIRVLVVEDEPVAAEAHRVYVERLPGFAVAGVVHSGGEALRFCEREPVDLVLLDFYLPDTHGLAVCRSLRAAGLPIDVIAVTSARDLGLVKAAVSVGVVQYLLKPFTFATLREKLERYAEFRDASGEVTGQAEIDRALGALRTTEQPPLPKGMSVQTLEAITDALSGAADGLSAGAAASAIGASRVTARRYLEYLADNGMAHREPHYGQVGRPEVWYRLTRG, translated from the coding sequence GTGATCCGCGTGCTGGTGGTGGAGGACGAACCGGTCGCCGCGGAGGCGCACCGCGTCTACGTCGAGCGGCTGCCGGGGTTCGCGGTGGCCGGCGTGGTCCATTCCGGCGGCGAGGCACTGCGGTTCTGCGAGCGCGAGCCGGTCGACCTGGTGCTGCTGGACTTCTACCTGCCGGACACGCACGGCCTGGCGGTGTGCCGCTCGCTGCGCGCGGCCGGGCTGCCGATCGACGTCATCGCGGTGACGTCGGCCCGCGACCTCGGGCTGGTGAAGGCGGCGGTGTCGGTCGGCGTGGTGCAGTACCTGCTCAAGCCGTTCACGTTCGCGACCCTGCGCGAAAAGCTCGAGCGCTACGCGGAATTCCGCGACGCGTCCGGCGAGGTCACCGGCCAGGCGGAGATCGACCGCGCCCTCGGCGCGCTGCGCACGACCGAGCAGCCGCCGTTGCCCAAGGGCATGAGCGTCCAGACCCTGGAGGCGATCACCGACGCGCTTTCAGGTGCGGCGGACGGACTTTCGGCGGGCGCGGCGGCCAGCGCGATCGGTGCGTCCCGCGTGACGGCCCGGCGGTACCTGGAGTACTTGGCGGACAACGGCATGGCCCACCGCGAGCCGCACTACGGCCAGGTCGGCAGGCCCGAGGTCTGGTACCGGCTGACTCGCGGATAA